A genomic segment from Hypomesus transpacificus isolate Combined female chromosome 13, fHypTra1, whole genome shotgun sequence encodes:
- the mrtfab gene encoding myocardin related transcription factor Ab isoform X1, translated as MMLVAGAPGSAPSPQSEAVTSELQELSLQPAAKLLPLRERKNVLQLKLQQRRTREELVSQGIMPPLKSPAAFHEQRRSLERARTEDYLKRKIRSRPERSELVRMHILEVVYTETWAEPSLQAKQLQLKRARLADDLNDKISHRPGPIELVHKNILPVPVNCLLDSPKGAGGESSSLDEDSSDALSPDQLANHDSPMGSVAQLSPSDMLTQNGDMSPTQFLSQPPPPPPPPPPPPLLLSGTDSSPQLKMTSGAPTPVASRNTTGQSKSHSKSGSDRHPQRPKKAKDTKPKVKKLKYHQYISPDQKAEREPPPQLDSSYAKILQQQQLFLQLQIINQQQQHYNYHTILPAPPKPPAEQPPASNPGPSPSRSVPTTTPAPSSQSAASRQSQASVGGAKPGTLPANLDEFKVAELKQELKLRGLTVSGTKNDLIERLRNYQEQQDSSASPAGPKPCQSQSSTTQPAPTSHGGTTTLTHQLAEPSTKVASFSLAQNVTPGRIMRFGSTSSSPPVSPSPSERSLAAMSPDETSCNGDMFGEMVSSPLTQLTLHPSPQHPRPPPLPLTPQVKEENQRHLQSSCSFSKAPPLGGSAAQPAAPGQKPSEGQAMDTSSLDKDQMLQEKDKQIEELTRMLRQKQRLVETLRSQLEQGKTGGGGEMEVGEGSATLAVSQCVEAPTKAPLPKPSAQAPHPPAQTNGLIVEVKKEVEAEGMEGLQDECQMKRQTQPAQCSKQTLLKLQQIHRLQVQQHQQHQQQQQQQQQQVQQHKEVKVLLKQQQQPQQKTEAQILLQQQQQLQQLIIQQTQQKQLQDQKKLAQAQFQTQVKPSAQVLTQASAKAQQANTQAQVQGKPAQTQVQLQTIQTNQAKTSVQVKQVQTQVQTQAKPCQVQRQSQAQQRRQLKTQRHQQKQQAVSTQQVTPVFISQQNSTQVSAQTISLDLLKSQTAPTLVTDGNGNHYLIALTNHSPDGQNSVSSLGKSSGRITLQRLQSTPTKLTSQSPPQTSSTEAQSEQPDPVSQPIIKGQKAGLHLETNGVSEPRQPVSAPPNLQPFFDEASDSDSQSTMPPSLKENGLSYQQMDDLFDILLKSGEISGFKANPDPSLAHLHATPTSPSPPPSPLHLSPPTPPEPSHHVACTGSGRLEDFLETTTGTPLLGVESDVGLTLIDDLHSQMLSSSSILDHTPSPMDTSDLGFSPHPAGGLDFGDPTLDSMDWLDISMGGGGGGGGGGGGGTSLAPLGPHAPTSVFSADFLDSTDLHLQWDSCL; from the exons TCCTCCAGCTCAAACTACAGCAGAGACGAACGCGTGAGGAGCTGGTCAGCCAAGGGATCATGCCAC CGCTGAAGAGTCCGGCGGCCTTTCATGAACAGAGGAGGAGTTTGGAGAGAGCAAGG ACTGAAGACTACTTGAAGAGGAAGATCAGGAGCCGCCCTGAGCGTTCTGAGCTGGTCAGAATGCACATTCTGGAGG tggtgtACACAGAGACGTGGGCCGAGCCCTCCCTGCAGGCCAAGCAGCTGCAGCTGAAGAGAGCTCGGCTGGCCGACGACCTCAACGACAAGATCTCCCACAGGCCAGGGCCCATAGAGCTGGTCCACAAGAACATCCTGCCCGTGCCCGTTAACTGCCTCCTGG actctCCCAAGGGGGCCGGAGGGGAGAGCTCCTCATTGGACGAGGACAGCAGCGATGCCTTGTCTCCGGACCAGCTAGCCAATCACGACTCTCCCATGGGCTCTGTCGCCCAGTTGTCACCCTCTGACATGCTGACCCAGAACGGAGACATGTCCCCCACGCAG TTTCTTTCtcagccccctcctccgcctccaccaccaccgccaccgCCGCTGTTGCTAAGTGGCAcagactcctccccccagcTGAAGATGACCAGTGGGGCGCCGACCCCAGTGGCTTCCCGTAATACTACTGGTCAGAGCAAG TCCCACTCCAAGTCGGGCTCGGACCGCCACCCCCAGCGCCCCAAGAAGGCCAAGGACACCAAGCCCAAGGTGAAGAAGCTCAAGTACCACCAGTACATCTCCCCGGACCAGAAGGCCGAGCGGGAGCCGCCCCCTCAGCTGGACTCGTCCTACGCCAAgatcctgcagcagcagcagctcttcCTCCAGCTGCAGATCAtcaaccagcagcagcagcactacaACTACCACACCATCCTGCCTGCTCCGCCCAA ACCCCCTGCAGAGCAGCCTCCTGCATCCAACCCCGGACCCTCCCCATCACGCAGTGTTCCCACGACAACGCCGGCCCCCTCCAGTCAGAGCGCAGCTAGCCGTCAGAGCCAAGCCTCTGTGGGAGGGGCCAAACCAGGGACCCTGCCAGCCAACCTGGACGAGTTCAAG GTGGCAGAGCTGAAACAGGAGCTCAAGCTGCGAGGTCTGACTGTCTCCGGCACCAAAAACGACCTGATTGAGAGACTGAGAAACTATCAGGAGCAGCAGGACTCGTCAGCCAGCCCTGCGGGCCCCAAACCCTGCCAGTCACAGTCCAGCACAACCCAGCCCGCTCCTACCAGTCACGGCGGGACTACCACGCTCACGCACCAATTGGCAGAGCCTAGCACTAAAGTGGCATCGTTCTCATTGGCCCAGAATGTGACCCCAGGGCGGATCATGCGCTTTGGTAGCACCAGTTCTTCCCCGCCagtgtctccctctccatcgGAACGTTCTCTGGCGGCCATGAGCCCTGACGAGACCAGCTGTAATGGAGACATGTTTGGAGAGATG GTGAGCTCTCCACTGACCCagctcaccctccacccctccccccaacaccccagacctcccccactccctctcactccccagGTCAAAGAAGAAAACCAGAGGCATCTCCAGTCCTCCTGCAGCTTTTCCAAAGCCCCGCCCCTTGGGGGCTCCGCAGCCCAACCTGCTGCCCCGGGACAAAAACCCTCAGAAGGGCAGGCCATGGACACGTCCTCCCTGGACAAGGACCAGATGCTCCAGGAGAAAGACAAGCAGATTGAGGAGCTTACCCGCATGCTGAGGCAGAAGCAGAGGCTGGTGGAGACCCTCCGCTCCCAGCTGGAGCAGGGCAAgaccgggggaggaggagagatggaggtaggAGAGGGGAGTGCAACACTGGCCGTGAGCCAGTGTGTAGAGGCCCCCACCAAGGCTCCTCTGCCCAAGCCCTCTGCCCAAGCCCCGCACCCTCCTGCCCAGACCAATGGGTTGATAGTTGAGgtgaagaaggaggtggaggctgaggggatggagggactgCAGGACGAATGCCAGATGAAGAGACAGACTCAGCCCGCCCAGTGTTCCAAGCAGACACTGCTCAAGCTGCAGCAGATCCACCGGCTGCAGGTCCAGCAACAtcagcagcatcagcagcaacagcagcagcagcagcaacaggtcCAGCAGCACAAGGAGGTTAAGGTCCTtctgaagcagcagcagcagccacagcAGAAGACAGAGGCTCAGATCCTGctacagcaacagcagcagctacAGCAACTCATCATCCAGCAGACCCAACAGAAACAGCTCCAGGACCAGAAGAAACTAGCCCAGGCCCAGTTTCAGACCCAGGTCAAGCCCAGTGCCCAGGTCCTGACCCAGGCCAGTGCCAAGGCCCAGCAGGCCAACACCCAGGCTCAAGTACAGGGGAAGCCAGCTCAGACCCAGGTGCAGCTCCAGACCATCCAGACTAACCAGGCAAAGACCTCGGTCCAAGTCAAGCAGGTCCAGACCCAGGTCCAGACCCAGGCCAAACCATGCCAGGTCcagaggcagagccaggctcAGCAGAGAAGACAGCTGAAGACCCAGAGACATCAGCAGAAACAGCAGGCTGTATCCACACAACAG GTCACCCCTGTCTTCATCAGCCAGCAGAATAGCACCCAGGTGTCGGCCCAGACCATCTCACTGGACCTCCTCAAGTCTCAGACCGCACCCACCCTGGTCACCGACGGCAATGGAAACCATTACTTAATagcactgaccaatcacagtccTGATGGCCAGAACAGCGTATCCTCATTGGGCAAAAGCAGCGGACGCATTACACTTCAG AGACTGCAGTCAACCCCCACCAAGCTTACAAGCCAATCACCTCCCCAGACTTCCAGTACAGAAGCCCAATCAGAACAGCCGGATCCCGTGAGCCAGCCAATTATAAAG GGGCAGAAGGCGGGTCTTCACCTGGAGACCAATGGCGTGTCCGAGCCCAGACAGCCAGTTTCAGCCCCGCCCAATCTGCAGCCCTTCTTTGATGAGGCTTCAGACTCTGACAGCCAGAGCACcatgcctccctctctcaag GAGAACGGTCTGAGCTACCAGCAGATGGATGACCTGTTTGACATCCTGCTTAAGAGTGGAG AAATCTCTGGGTTCAAGGCCAATCCTGACCCCTCGCTCGCCCACCTCCACGCCACCCCaacctctccatcccctcctccgtctcccctccacctctcccctccaacccccccagaGCCCTCCCACCACGTCGCCTGCACAGGAAGTGGCCGCCTGGAGGACTTCCTGGAGACTACCACGGGCACGCCCCTTTTAGGGGTGGAGTCAGACGTGGGCCTTACATTGATTGATGACCTCCACAGCCAAATGCTGAGCAGCTCTAGTATCCTcgaccacaccccctcccccatggACACCAGTGACCTGGGCTTCTCCCCACACCCAGCGGGGGGGCTGGACTTTGGAGACCCCACCCTGGACAGTATGGACTGGCTCGACATCTCcatgggtggtggtggaggaggagggggtggaggaggagggggcaccAGCCTGGCCCCTCTGGGACCTCACGCTCCCACCAGTGTGTTCTCAGCAGACTTTCTGGACAGCACGGACCTACACCTGCAATGGGACTCCTGCTTGTAG
- the mrtfab gene encoding myocardin related transcription factor Ab isoform X2, with protein sequence MMLVAGAPGSAPSPQSEAVTSELQELSLQPAAKLLPLRERKNVLQLKLQQRRTREELVSQGIMPPLKSPAAFHEQRRSLERARTEDYLKRKIRSRPERSELVRMHILEETWAEPSLQAKQLQLKRARLADDLNDKISHRPGPIELVHKNILPVPVNCLLDSPKGAGGESSSLDEDSSDALSPDQLANHDSPMGSVAQLSPSDMLTQNGDMSPTQFLSQPPPPPPPPPPPPLLLSGTDSSPQLKMTSGAPTPVASRNTTGQSKSHSKSGSDRHPQRPKKAKDTKPKVKKLKYHQYISPDQKAEREPPPQLDSSYAKILQQQQLFLQLQIINQQQQHYNYHTILPAPPKPPAEQPPASNPGPSPSRSVPTTTPAPSSQSAASRQSQASVGGAKPGTLPANLDEFKVAELKQELKLRGLTVSGTKNDLIERLRNYQEQQDSSASPAGPKPCQSQSSTTQPAPTSHGGTTTLTHQLAEPSTKVASFSLAQNVTPGRIMRFGSTSSSPPVSPSPSERSLAAMSPDETSCNGDMFGEMVSSPLTQLTLHPSPQHPRPPPLPLTPQVKEENQRHLQSSCSFSKAPPLGGSAAQPAAPGQKPSEGQAMDTSSLDKDQMLQEKDKQIEELTRMLRQKQRLVETLRSQLEQGKTGGGGEMEVGEGSATLAVSQCVEAPTKAPLPKPSAQAPHPPAQTNGLIVEVKKEVEAEGMEGLQDECQMKRQTQPAQCSKQTLLKLQQIHRLQVQQHQQHQQQQQQQQQQVQQHKEVKVLLKQQQQPQQKTEAQILLQQQQQLQQLIIQQTQQKQLQDQKKLAQAQFQTQVKPSAQVLTQASAKAQQANTQAQVQGKPAQTQVQLQTIQTNQAKTSVQVKQVQTQVQTQAKPCQVQRQSQAQQRRQLKTQRHQQKQQAVSTQQVTPVFISQQNSTQVSAQTISLDLLKSQTAPTLVTDGNGNHYLIALTNHSPDGQNSVSSLGKSSGRITLQRLQSTPTKLTSQSPPQTSSTEAQSEQPDPVSQPIIKGQKAGLHLETNGVSEPRQPVSAPPNLQPFFDEASDSDSQSTMPPSLKENGLSYQQMDDLFDILLKSGEISGFKANPDPSLAHLHATPTSPSPPPSPLHLSPPTPPEPSHHVACTGSGRLEDFLETTTGTPLLGVESDVGLTLIDDLHSQMLSSSSILDHTPSPMDTSDLGFSPHPAGGLDFGDPTLDSMDWLDISMGGGGGGGGGGGGGTSLAPLGPHAPTSVFSADFLDSTDLHLQWDSCL encoded by the exons TCCTCCAGCTCAAACTACAGCAGAGACGAACGCGTGAGGAGCTGGTCAGCCAAGGGATCATGCCAC CGCTGAAGAGTCCGGCGGCCTTTCATGAACAGAGGAGGAGTTTGGAGAGAGCAAGG ACTGAAGACTACTTGAAGAGGAAGATCAGGAGCCGCCCTGAGCGTTCTGAGCTGGTCAGAATGCACATTCTGGAGG AGACGTGGGCCGAGCCCTCCCTGCAGGCCAAGCAGCTGCAGCTGAAGAGAGCTCGGCTGGCCGACGACCTCAACGACAAGATCTCCCACAGGCCAGGGCCCATAGAGCTGGTCCACAAGAACATCCTGCCCGTGCCCGTTAACTGCCTCCTGG actctCCCAAGGGGGCCGGAGGGGAGAGCTCCTCATTGGACGAGGACAGCAGCGATGCCTTGTCTCCGGACCAGCTAGCCAATCACGACTCTCCCATGGGCTCTGTCGCCCAGTTGTCACCCTCTGACATGCTGACCCAGAACGGAGACATGTCCCCCACGCAG TTTCTTTCtcagccccctcctccgcctccaccaccaccgccaccgCCGCTGTTGCTAAGTGGCAcagactcctccccccagcTGAAGATGACCAGTGGGGCGCCGACCCCAGTGGCTTCCCGTAATACTACTGGTCAGAGCAAG TCCCACTCCAAGTCGGGCTCGGACCGCCACCCCCAGCGCCCCAAGAAGGCCAAGGACACCAAGCCCAAGGTGAAGAAGCTCAAGTACCACCAGTACATCTCCCCGGACCAGAAGGCCGAGCGGGAGCCGCCCCCTCAGCTGGACTCGTCCTACGCCAAgatcctgcagcagcagcagctcttcCTCCAGCTGCAGATCAtcaaccagcagcagcagcactacaACTACCACACCATCCTGCCTGCTCCGCCCAA ACCCCCTGCAGAGCAGCCTCCTGCATCCAACCCCGGACCCTCCCCATCACGCAGTGTTCCCACGACAACGCCGGCCCCCTCCAGTCAGAGCGCAGCTAGCCGTCAGAGCCAAGCCTCTGTGGGAGGGGCCAAACCAGGGACCCTGCCAGCCAACCTGGACGAGTTCAAG GTGGCAGAGCTGAAACAGGAGCTCAAGCTGCGAGGTCTGACTGTCTCCGGCACCAAAAACGACCTGATTGAGAGACTGAGAAACTATCAGGAGCAGCAGGACTCGTCAGCCAGCCCTGCGGGCCCCAAACCCTGCCAGTCACAGTCCAGCACAACCCAGCCCGCTCCTACCAGTCACGGCGGGACTACCACGCTCACGCACCAATTGGCAGAGCCTAGCACTAAAGTGGCATCGTTCTCATTGGCCCAGAATGTGACCCCAGGGCGGATCATGCGCTTTGGTAGCACCAGTTCTTCCCCGCCagtgtctccctctccatcgGAACGTTCTCTGGCGGCCATGAGCCCTGACGAGACCAGCTGTAATGGAGACATGTTTGGAGAGATG GTGAGCTCTCCACTGACCCagctcaccctccacccctccccccaacaccccagacctcccccactccctctcactccccagGTCAAAGAAGAAAACCAGAGGCATCTCCAGTCCTCCTGCAGCTTTTCCAAAGCCCCGCCCCTTGGGGGCTCCGCAGCCCAACCTGCTGCCCCGGGACAAAAACCCTCAGAAGGGCAGGCCATGGACACGTCCTCCCTGGACAAGGACCAGATGCTCCAGGAGAAAGACAAGCAGATTGAGGAGCTTACCCGCATGCTGAGGCAGAAGCAGAGGCTGGTGGAGACCCTCCGCTCCCAGCTGGAGCAGGGCAAgaccgggggaggaggagagatggaggtaggAGAGGGGAGTGCAACACTGGCCGTGAGCCAGTGTGTAGAGGCCCCCACCAAGGCTCCTCTGCCCAAGCCCTCTGCCCAAGCCCCGCACCCTCCTGCCCAGACCAATGGGTTGATAGTTGAGgtgaagaaggaggtggaggctgaggggatggagggactgCAGGACGAATGCCAGATGAAGAGACAGACTCAGCCCGCCCAGTGTTCCAAGCAGACACTGCTCAAGCTGCAGCAGATCCACCGGCTGCAGGTCCAGCAACAtcagcagcatcagcagcaacagcagcagcagcagcaacaggtcCAGCAGCACAAGGAGGTTAAGGTCCTtctgaagcagcagcagcagccacagcAGAAGACAGAGGCTCAGATCCTGctacagcaacagcagcagctacAGCAACTCATCATCCAGCAGACCCAACAGAAACAGCTCCAGGACCAGAAGAAACTAGCCCAGGCCCAGTTTCAGACCCAGGTCAAGCCCAGTGCCCAGGTCCTGACCCAGGCCAGTGCCAAGGCCCAGCAGGCCAACACCCAGGCTCAAGTACAGGGGAAGCCAGCTCAGACCCAGGTGCAGCTCCAGACCATCCAGACTAACCAGGCAAAGACCTCGGTCCAAGTCAAGCAGGTCCAGACCCAGGTCCAGACCCAGGCCAAACCATGCCAGGTCcagaggcagagccaggctcAGCAGAGAAGACAGCTGAAGACCCAGAGACATCAGCAGAAACAGCAGGCTGTATCCACACAACAG GTCACCCCTGTCTTCATCAGCCAGCAGAATAGCACCCAGGTGTCGGCCCAGACCATCTCACTGGACCTCCTCAAGTCTCAGACCGCACCCACCCTGGTCACCGACGGCAATGGAAACCATTACTTAATagcactgaccaatcacagtccTGATGGCCAGAACAGCGTATCCTCATTGGGCAAAAGCAGCGGACGCATTACACTTCAG AGACTGCAGTCAACCCCCACCAAGCTTACAAGCCAATCACCTCCCCAGACTTCCAGTACAGAAGCCCAATCAGAACAGCCGGATCCCGTGAGCCAGCCAATTATAAAG GGGCAGAAGGCGGGTCTTCACCTGGAGACCAATGGCGTGTCCGAGCCCAGACAGCCAGTTTCAGCCCCGCCCAATCTGCAGCCCTTCTTTGATGAGGCTTCAGACTCTGACAGCCAGAGCACcatgcctccctctctcaag GAGAACGGTCTGAGCTACCAGCAGATGGATGACCTGTTTGACATCCTGCTTAAGAGTGGAG AAATCTCTGGGTTCAAGGCCAATCCTGACCCCTCGCTCGCCCACCTCCACGCCACCCCaacctctccatcccctcctccgtctcccctccacctctcccctccaacccccccagaGCCCTCCCACCACGTCGCCTGCACAGGAAGTGGCCGCCTGGAGGACTTCCTGGAGACTACCACGGGCACGCCCCTTTTAGGGGTGGAGTCAGACGTGGGCCTTACATTGATTGATGACCTCCACAGCCAAATGCTGAGCAGCTCTAGTATCCTcgaccacaccccctcccccatggACACCAGTGACCTGGGCTTCTCCCCACACCCAGCGGGGGGGCTGGACTTTGGAGACCCCACCCTGGACAGTATGGACTGGCTCGACATCTCcatgggtggtggtggaggaggagggggtggaggaggagggggcaccAGCCTGGCCCCTCTGGGACCTCACGCTCCCACCAGTGTGTTCTCAGCAGACTTTCTGGACAGCACGGACCTACACCTGCAATGGGACTCCTGCTTGTAG